From a region of the Streptomyces sp. NBC_01454 genome:
- a CDS encoding ABC transporter substrate-binding protein has product MRAVGSALVVLTVFGLGACAGGPSLETRSAITSSPGDSHELAIGSAGFTESELLAQMYAALLDHAGYRTHVVTVGNRELYEPALEAGQIDVVPEYAATFADWLNAKNKGSKAAPVASPDLGVTMAALRRLAGPRGLTVLPAGRAVDQNAFAVSAAYARKHHLKTLSDLGRSKLPVRLAAGDECVQRPFCAPGLRKKYGIHITAIDPKGVGTTPAKQAVQNGQDQLVLTTSTDATLDQFGLVLLADDKKLQNADSVLPVVNRSRAGSARVAAALNRLGKVLTTADLAYLNEQVDSWRRLPEDVARTYLTSKGLLPKK; this is encoded by the coding sequence GTGAGGGCCGTCGGGTCGGCCCTGGTGGTCCTCACCGTCTTCGGCCTCGGGGCCTGCGCCGGCGGGCCGTCCCTGGAGACCCGTTCCGCGATCACCAGCTCCCCCGGTGACAGCCACGAGCTGGCCATCGGCTCGGCCGGCTTCACCGAGAGCGAGCTGCTCGCCCAGATGTACGCGGCGTTGCTCGACCACGCCGGCTACCGCACCCATGTGGTGACCGTCGGCAACCGTGAGCTGTACGAACCCGCCCTGGAGGCCGGGCAGATCGATGTCGTCCCCGAGTACGCCGCGACCTTCGCGGACTGGCTCAACGCCAAGAACAAGGGCTCCAAGGCCGCCCCGGTCGCCTCGCCCGACCTCGGCGTCACCATGGCCGCGCTGCGCCGGCTCGCCGGCCCCCGCGGACTGACCGTGCTCCCGGCCGGCCGGGCCGTCGACCAGAACGCCTTCGCGGTGAGCGCCGCCTACGCCCGCAAGCACCATCTCAAAACCCTCAGCGACCTGGGCCGGTCCAAGCTGCCGGTGCGTCTCGCGGCGGGTGACGAGTGTGTCCAGCGGCCGTTCTGTGCGCCGGGGCTGCGGAAGAAGTACGGGATCCACATCACCGCCATCGATCCGAAGGGCGTCGGCACCACGCCCGCCAAGCAGGCCGTCCAGAACGGGCAGGACCAGTTGGTGCTGACCACCAGCACCGATGCCACCCTCGACCAGTTCGGTCTGGTGCTGCTCGCCGACGACAAGAAGCTGCAGAACGCCGACTCCGTCCTCCCGGTCGTCAACCGCTCCCGCGCGGGCAGCGCACGGGTGGCCGCCGCGCTCAACCGCCTCGGCAAGGTCCTCACCACCGCCGATCTGGCCTACCTCAACGAGCAGGTGGACAGCTGGCGACGGCTGCCCGAGGACGTGGCCCGCACCTACCTGACGTCGAAGGGGCTGTTGCCGAAGAAGTGA
- a CDS encoding NADP-dependent oxidoreductase → MRAVAVSAFGEQPQLMDLPQPEPGPGEVLVRLAAAGLNPIDWKIADGMFGDAVPVSFPLVLGTDGAGEVLAIGSGVRRFTIGDAVFGQFQRPAQGGGSYCELALADEDRIAHAARSVTYATSAALPTAGMTAYNLVEETRVGEGRRVLIVGATGGVGTFATQLAAGRGAEVIATARPAKAELMRTLGAAETVDHTAGSVADQVLAAHPDGVDVLIDMTGGPEEFAKLTRTVRDGGIAVSLIGSADADELTDHNLRGFNFVNRPSPQLLEILAGHVDAGRLTVLVGREVPLEEAPEALATSRTGRAQGKTVLAL, encoded by the coding sequence ATGAGAGCCGTAGCAGTCAGCGCATTCGGTGAACAGCCGCAGCTCATGGATCTGCCACAGCCCGAACCAGGGCCCGGTGAGGTCCTGGTGCGGCTGGCCGCCGCCGGACTCAACCCCATCGACTGGAAGATCGCCGACGGGATGTTCGGGGATGCCGTGCCGGTCTCGTTCCCGCTGGTCCTGGGGACGGACGGGGCGGGTGAGGTGCTCGCGATCGGGTCGGGGGTACGGCGGTTCACCATCGGCGACGCGGTGTTCGGGCAGTTCCAGCGGCCGGCGCAGGGCGGCGGTTCGTACTGCGAACTCGCCCTCGCCGACGAGGACCGCATCGCGCACGCCGCCCGCAGCGTCACCTACGCCACCTCCGCGGCGCTGCCGACGGCCGGCATGACCGCGTACAACCTGGTGGAGGAGACCCGGGTGGGCGAGGGCCGGCGGGTGCTGATCGTCGGCGCGACCGGCGGCGTCGGCACCTTCGCCACCCAGCTCGCGGCCGGCCGCGGCGCCGAGGTGATCGCCACCGCACGCCCCGCCAAGGCGGAGCTGATGCGCACCCTGGGCGCCGCGGAGACCGTCGACCACACCGCGGGGTCGGTCGCCGACCAGGTGCTGGCGGCCCACCCGGACGGTGTCGATGTGCTGATCGACATGACCGGCGGCCCCGAGGAGTTCGCCAAGCTGACCCGGACCGTACGCGACGGGGGCATCGCCGTCTCGCTCATCGGCTCGGCCGACGCGGACGAGCTGACCGACCACAACCTCCGCGGCTTCAACTTCGTCAACCGCCCCTCCCCGCAGCTGCTGGAGATCCTCGCCGGACACGTCGACGCGGGCCGGCTGACGGTCCTGGTGGGCCGCGAGGTCCCCCTGGAGGAGGCGCCGGAAGCCCTGGCCACCAGCCGCACCGGCCGGGCCCAGGGCAAGACGGTGCTGGCGCTCTGA
- a CDS encoding VanZ family protein, whose amino-acid sequence MARTQQGDGAGWSPVAARAPLAVRILLLVLAFAAMVAFAVALARITLTPSAASVPLTHPNLRPGDSIRSYLATSQAADAAKQLGGNVVLGVPFGVLLPVLLPRARGLVRVGVATALVMLLVELVQGALITGRAFDIDDVLLNCTGALLGYLLLGRRLGRAVHPRRRHWWHRLRGRGTVGPTEAAGTGTE is encoded by the coding sequence ATGGCGCGTACGCAACAGGGCGACGGGGCCGGGTGGTCACCGGTGGCCGCACGGGCTCCGCTGGCCGTCCGGATTCTGCTGCTGGTGCTGGCGTTCGCCGCGATGGTGGCCTTCGCGGTGGCGCTGGCACGGATCACGCTGACCCCGTCGGCGGCGTCGGTACCGCTCACCCACCCCAACCTCCGCCCGGGCGACTCGATCCGGAGCTATCTGGCCACGTCGCAGGCGGCCGACGCGGCCAAGCAGCTGGGCGGCAATGTCGTCCTGGGGGTGCCGTTCGGGGTGCTGCTCCCGGTGCTGCTGCCGCGGGCCCGCGGGCTGGTGCGGGTGGGGGTGGCGACAGCGCTGGTGATGCTGCTGGTGGAACTGGTGCAGGGGGCGCTGATCACCGGCCGGGCCTTCGACATCGACGATGTGCTCCTCAACTGCACCGGCGCGCTGCTCGGTTATCTGCTGCTGGGCCGCCGGCTGGGCCGCGCCGTGCACCCGCGGCGCCGGCACTGGTGGCACCGGCTGCGCGGCCGGGGCACGGTGGGGCCGACCGAGGCCGCCGGGACCGGGACGGAGTGA
- a CDS encoding ABC transporter ATP-binding protein, with the protein MIRFDSVTKRYPDGTTAVDDLSFEVREGELVTLVGPSGCGKTTTMMMVNRLIDPTHGRISVDGADIAGVDPVRLRRRIGYVIQQTGLFPHRTVLDNTATVPFLTGWKKARARERAAELLDLVGLDPGVYGSRYPDQLSGGQRQRVGVARALAADPPVLLMDEPFGAVDPVVRDRLQKEFLRLQATMHKTVLLVTHDIEEAIRLGDRIAVYGAGRIEQYDTPASVLGAPATSYVAEFVGTDRALKQLSVTAIDRADLERPPFARLGEPAADAMTRLRAEGARWAVVLDGEGELHGWVGTEELVGAAGTVAGHARRMEAWVPVTGTLKEAFSEMLKHDAGWIAVLDGHRFLGVLTPTALHEALRRTIGQGERGVPRERDEVDSVPTQ; encoded by the coding sequence ATGATCCGGTTCGACTCCGTCACCAAGCGCTACCCCGACGGGACCACCGCCGTTGACGACCTCTCCTTCGAGGTCCGTGAGGGTGAGCTGGTGACACTGGTCGGGCCGTCCGGCTGCGGCAAGACGACGACCATGATGATGGTCAACCGGCTGATCGACCCCACCCACGGCCGGATCAGCGTCGACGGTGCCGACATCGCCGGCGTCGACCCCGTCCGGCTGCGCCGCCGGATCGGCTACGTCATCCAGCAGACCGGCCTCTTCCCGCACCGCACCGTCCTCGACAACACCGCCACCGTGCCCTTTCTGACCGGCTGGAAGAAGGCCAGGGCGCGCGAGCGGGCCGCCGAACTCCTGGACCTGGTCGGCCTGGACCCCGGCGTCTACGGCTCCCGCTACCCCGATCAGCTCTCCGGCGGTCAGCGCCAGCGGGTCGGGGTGGCCCGTGCGCTCGCCGCCGACCCGCCGGTGCTGCTGATGGACGAGCCGTTCGGCGCGGTCGACCCGGTCGTCCGCGACCGGCTGCAGAAGGAGTTCCTGCGGCTCCAGGCCACCATGCACAAGACCGTGCTGCTGGTCACCCATGACATCGAGGAGGCCATCCGGCTCGGCGACCGGATCGCGGTCTACGGAGCGGGCCGGATCGAGCAGTACGACACCCCCGCGAGCGTCCTCGGCGCCCCCGCGACCTCCTATGTCGCCGAATTCGTCGGCACCGACCGCGCGTTGAAGCAGCTCTCGGTCACCGCCATCGACCGCGCCGACCTCGAACGCCCTCCGTTCGCCCGGCTCGGCGAGCCCGCCGCGGATGCCATGACCCGGCTGCGGGCCGAAGGCGCCCGCTGGGCCGTGGTGCTCGACGGGGAGGGCGAACTGCACGGTTGGGTGGGCACGGAGGAGCTGGTGGGGGCGGCCGGCACGGTCGCCGGGCACGCCCGCCGGATGGAGGCCTGGGTCCCGGTGACCGGCACCCTCAAGGAGGCCTTCAGCGAGATGCTCAAGCACGACGCCGGCTGGATCGCGGTCCTGGACGGCCACCGCTTCCTGGGCGTCCTCACCCCGACCGCGCTCCACGAGGCGCTGCGCCGCACCATCGGCCAGGGCGAGAGAGGCGTACCGCGGGAGCGGGACGAGGTGGACTCCGTTCCGACGCAGTGA
- a CDS encoding ABC transporter permease — protein sequence MTAPPPDDCLARNDWICGDYLRTRQQILLDAVAQHLQLTLFSVALGLVIAVPLALLARRRRWTVGPVLGITTVIYTIPSLAMFSLLLPVYGLSATLVVVGLALYSLTLLVRNILAGLDGVPAEAMEAARGMGYGPMRQLLTVELPLAVPAAMAGLRIATVSAVALTTVGAIVGYGGLGNLIYAGMNSFFKAQVLTASVLCVLIAVVLDLLLLGAERLLTPWRRAHRRTRVRTRATAGTEQPAAALGRRT from the coding sequence GTGACCGCACCGCCGCCGGACGACTGCCTGGCCCGAAACGACTGGATCTGCGGCGACTATCTGCGTACCCGTCAGCAGATCCTGCTCGACGCGGTCGCCCAGCATCTGCAGCTGACGCTGTTCTCGGTGGCGCTCGGGCTGGTGATCGCGGTCCCGCTGGCGCTGCTGGCCCGCCGCCGGCGCTGGACGGTCGGGCCGGTGCTCGGCATCACCACGGTGATCTACACGATCCCGTCGCTGGCGATGTTCTCCCTGCTGCTGCCGGTCTACGGGCTGTCCGCCACTCTCGTCGTGGTCGGCCTGGCCCTGTACTCCCTCACCCTGCTCGTACGGAACATCCTGGCGGGGCTGGACGGGGTCCCCGCCGAGGCCATGGAGGCCGCCCGCGGCATGGGGTACGGGCCGATGCGCCAACTGCTGACCGTGGAGCTGCCGCTGGCCGTGCCGGCCGCGATGGCCGGGCTGCGGATCGCCACGGTCTCCGCGGTCGCGCTCACCACCGTCGGCGCGATCGTCGGATACGGGGGGCTGGGCAACCTCATCTACGCCGGCATGAATTCCTTCTTCAAGGCGCAGGTGCTCACCGCGTCGGTGCTCTGCGTGCTCATCGCGGTCGTCCTCGATCTGCTGCTGCTCGGTGCGGAGCGGCTGCTCACCCCCTGGCGCCGGGCGCACCGGCGGACGCGGGTGCGGACCCGGGCCACGGCGGGAACGGAACAGCCGGCCGCGGCCCTCGGGCGGCGGACATGA
- a CDS encoding ABC transporter permease, translating into MSTLSAVWSWLTTAANWSGENGVWHRLEQHVLLTFACLVLSALLALPVALTLGHLGRGGALAVNLANVGRAVPTFAVLVLLLLTPLGRYGQWPTIIALVLFAIPPLLTNAYVGMREVDQNVVRAARGMGMTGLQLVRRVEVPLAFPLVLTGIRIAAVQLVATATLAALVGGGGLGRIITAGFNLASTPQVVAGAVLVAVFALLMEAAFELVQRRAPGWVRGQAR; encoded by the coding sequence ATGAGCACCCTCTCGGCGGTCTGGTCCTGGCTGACCACCGCCGCCAACTGGTCCGGCGAGAACGGCGTCTGGCACCGCCTCGAACAGCACGTCCTGCTCACCTTCGCCTGTCTGGTCCTGAGCGCCCTGCTCGCGCTGCCGGTCGCGCTGACCCTCGGTCACCTCGGGCGCGGCGGTGCGCTGGCCGTCAACCTCGCCAACGTCGGCCGGGCGGTGCCCACCTTCGCCGTCCTGGTCCTGCTGCTGCTCACCCCCCTCGGACGGTACGGTCAATGGCCGACGATCATTGCGCTGGTGCTGTTCGCCATTCCGCCGCTGCTGACCAACGCATACGTCGGGATGCGGGAGGTGGACCAGAACGTGGTGCGGGCCGCGCGAGGCATGGGGATGACGGGGCTGCAGCTGGTACGGCGGGTGGAGGTGCCGCTCGCCTTCCCGCTCGTGCTGACCGGCATCCGGATCGCCGCGGTCCAGCTGGTGGCCACCGCGACGCTGGCCGCGCTGGTGGGTGGCGGCGGGCTGGGCCGGATCATCACCGCGGGGTTCAACCTGGCCAGCACTCCGCAGGTGGTCGCCGGTGCGGTGCTGGTCGCGGTGTTCGCCCTGCTGATGGAGGCGGCCTTCGAGCTGGTGCAGCGGCGCGCGCCGGGGTGGGTGCGGGGGCAGGCCCGGTGA
- a CDS encoding cation diffusion facilitator family transporter, which translates to MTEHAHSQGHDHSHAHGVSADTDRRWLRGALFLLTGYLAIEVVIGVLAHSLALIADAAHMLTDAVSIVLALVAMRLAARPARGGYTYGLKRAEILSAQANGITLLLLSAWLGYEAIQRLITPPAVTGGLVLVTALAGVVINLICTWMLSRANRSSLNVEGAYQHILNDLFGFIATAVSGLIVLTTGFRQADAIASLVVVVLMLRAGTSLVRESGRIFLEAAPAGVDPDALGDHLCAADQVVEVHDLHIWQITSGQPALSAHILVEPGGDCHKVRRSLQELLSGEYGIAHATLQVDHVGEQGAPDDVLTLGPRPGPEPEQQAGHCADAHGPVHRPGPHEH; encoded by the coding sequence ATGACCGAGCACGCCCACAGCCAGGGGCACGACCACAGCCATGCGCACGGTGTCTCGGCGGACACCGACCGGCGCTGGCTGCGCGGCGCACTCTTCCTGCTGACCGGATATCTGGCGATCGAGGTCGTGATCGGTGTCCTGGCGCACTCCCTGGCGCTGATCGCGGACGCCGCCCACATGCTCACCGACGCGGTCTCGATCGTGCTCGCCCTGGTCGCGATGCGGCTGGCCGCGCGCCCGGCCCGCGGCGGGTACACCTACGGGCTCAAGCGCGCCGAGATCCTCTCCGCGCAGGCCAACGGCATCACCCTGCTGCTGCTGTCGGCCTGGCTGGGGTACGAGGCGATCCAGCGGCTGATCACGCCGCCCGCGGTGACCGGCGGACTGGTGCTGGTCACCGCGCTGGCCGGGGTCGTGATCAATCTGATCTGCACCTGGATGCTGTCCCGGGCCAACCGCTCCAGCCTGAACGTCGAGGGCGCCTACCAGCACATCCTCAACGACCTGTTCGGGTTCATCGCCACCGCCGTCTCCGGTCTGATCGTGCTGACGACGGGCTTCCGGCAGGCGGACGCGATCGCCTCGCTGGTGGTCGTGGTGCTGATGCTGCGGGCCGGTACGAGCCTGGTGCGCGAGTCCGGCCGGATCTTCCTGGAGGCCGCACCGGCCGGGGTCGACCCGGACGCGCTGGGCGATCATCTGTGCGCCGCGGACCAGGTCGTCGAGGTGCACGATCTGCACATCTGGCAGATCACCTCCGGGCAGCCGGCGCTGTCCGCGCACATCCTGGTGGAGCCGGGCGGCGACTGCCACAAGGTCCGCCGCAGTCTGCAGGAGCTGCTGAGCGGCGAATACGGCATCGCCCATGCCACCCTCCAGGTCGATCACGTCGGCGAACAGGGCGCCCCCGACGACGTCCTCACGCTCGGTCCGCGGCCCGGTCCCGAGCCGGAACAGCAGGCCGGGCACTGCGCGGACGCCCACGGTCCGGTGCACCGGCCGGGGCCGCACGAGCACTGA
- a CDS encoding alpha/beta hydrolase has translation MGLTSQSLEYTVIVLAVASVAATVWLWPRLSRRGVGPVLGRLGAIGVTQLSIVCALALAVNTNFEFYGNWDELLGNNDKAPVSVSQGGGQYASVGNMKGGLIQPAGPQGLDRVTGLPKGPANKVGKVESVRIIGRRTRAINPGFVYLPPQYFQQQFRRQRFPVMVVISGYPGGIMNLAQHLQVPQNAGRLIAQGKMQPTVIVMVRPTIAPPRDTECVDVPGGPQAETFFTKDLPDAMKATYRVGHDPSAWGAFGYSSGGSCSLQLAMRNPKAYTSAVSLSGDYAIKDDLTTGSLFGPGPEGAKREHEHDLLWRLKHLPTPQISALVASSRKGEADYGATMDFVHAVKPPMTVDSIILPRGSHQFTTWRREVVPALEWQSQQLTFPQDTQAVAPPRKPGAGKGGAAAPQAGPSKSPAASDDKGHRRVEAERPRG, from the coding sequence ATGGGGCTGACCAGTCAGTCGCTCGAGTACACGGTGATCGTGCTGGCGGTGGCGAGTGTGGCCGCCACGGTGTGGCTCTGGCCCCGGTTGTCACGACGCGGGGTGGGCCCGGTCCTGGGCAGACTGGGAGCCATCGGGGTCACCCAGCTGTCGATCGTGTGCGCGCTCGCCCTCGCCGTGAACACGAACTTCGAGTTCTACGGCAACTGGGACGAGCTGCTGGGCAACAACGACAAGGCCCCGGTGTCCGTGAGCCAGGGCGGCGGCCAGTACGCCTCGGTGGGCAACATGAAGGGCGGGCTGATCCAGCCCGCGGGGCCGCAGGGCCTCGACCGGGTGACCGGGCTGCCCAAGGGACCCGCGAACAAGGTGGGCAAGGTCGAGTCCGTACGGATCATCGGCCGCCGCACGCGGGCCATCAACCCCGGCTTCGTCTATCTGCCGCCGCAGTACTTCCAGCAGCAGTTCCGCCGTCAGCGGTTCCCCGTCATGGTCGTCATCAGCGGCTACCCCGGCGGCATCATGAACCTCGCCCAGCACCTCCAGGTGCCGCAGAACGCGGGCCGGCTGATCGCGCAGGGCAAGATGCAGCCGACCGTGATCGTCATGGTCCGGCCGACCATCGCGCCGCCGCGGGACACCGAGTGTGTGGATGTGCCGGGCGGGCCGCAGGCCGAGACCTTCTTCACCAAGGACCTGCCGGACGCCATGAAGGCGACCTACCGGGTGGGTCACGACCCCAGTGCCTGGGGCGCGTTCGGATACTCGTCCGGCGGTTCCTGCTCGCTGCAGCTGGCGATGCGCAACCCGAAGGCCTACACCTCGGCGGTCTCGCTCTCGGGTGACTACGCGATCAAGGACGACCTGACCACCGGCAGCCTGTTCGGCCCGGGTCCGGAGGGCGCCAAGCGCGAGCACGAGCACGACCTGCTGTGGCGGCTGAAGCACCTGCCCACCCCGCAGATCTCCGCGCTGGTGGCCAGCAGCCGCAAGGGCGAGGCGGATTACGGCGCCACGATGGACTTCGTGCACGCCGTCAAGCCGCCGATGACGGTCGACTCGATCATCCTGCCGCGGGGCAGCCACCAGTTCACGACCTGGCGGCGCGAGGTCGTCCCGGCCCTGGAGTGGCAGAGCCAGCAGCTGACGTTCCCGCAGGACACCCAGGCCGTCGCCCCGCCGCGGAAGCCCGGAGCGGGCAAGGGCGGTGCCGCGGCGCCGCAGGCCGGGCCGTCCAAGTCACCGGCCGCGTCCGACGACAAGGGACACCGGCGGGTGGAGGCGGAGCGCCCGCGGGGGTGA
- the cbiE gene encoding precorrin-6y C5,15-methyltransferase (decarboxylating) subunit CbiE, which yields MSPAPTDPAVPEPLCVVGIGADGWDGLPAVSRDALCAAEVLIGGARQLALLPGECAGVRVPWPSPLRPAVPGLLAAYAGRRVCVLASGDPMFHGIGRTLTEVLAEQAGRAPADGPDPGAGPRLRILPHPSSVSYACARLDWPLEDTEVVTLVGRPAENLVRALYDGRRVLVLSAGAGTPAEVAALLRTHGFGPTRMRVLEQLGGARERMAEGVADGWDLPPGDALNVLALDCVRAPGTPHLSTVPGLPDDAYAHDGQLTKRHVRAATLAALAPAPGELLWDIGGGSGSIAVEWLRAHRSCRAVSVERDPVRAERIGRNAGALGVPGLRVVTGSAPGALAGLPVPDAVFIGGGLTAPGLLDACWAALPAGGRLVANTVTLESEALLADRYRRHGGELVRLAVSHAVPVGGFTGWRQAMPVTQWSVVKPPSDDSSATPSAAPSAFPDTAPSPQENRPS from the coding sequence GTGAGCCCCGCACCGACCGACCCGGCCGTTCCCGAACCGCTGTGTGTCGTCGGTATCGGGGCCGACGGCTGGGACGGGCTGCCCGCCGTCTCCCGTGACGCCCTGTGTGCGGCGGAGGTGCTGATCGGCGGGGCCCGCCAGCTGGCGCTGCTGCCCGGGGAGTGCGCCGGTGTGCGCGTGCCGTGGCCGTCGCCGCTGCGTCCTGCCGTCCCCGGGCTGCTCGCCGCGTACGCCGGGCGCCGGGTGTGCGTGCTGGCCAGCGGCGATCCGATGTTCCACGGGATCGGGCGGACCCTGACCGAGGTGCTGGCGGAGCAGGCGGGCCGGGCCCCCGCGGACGGGCCGGACCCCGGCGCCGGACCCCGGCTGCGGATCCTGCCGCACCCCTCCTCGGTCTCCTACGCCTGTGCCCGCCTCGACTGGCCGCTGGAGGACACCGAGGTCGTCACACTCGTCGGGCGGCCCGCCGAGAACCTGGTCCGGGCGCTGTACGACGGCCGCCGGGTACTGGTGCTGTCCGCGGGCGCCGGCACCCCCGCCGAGGTCGCCGCGCTGCTGCGCACCCACGGCTTCGGCCCGACCCGGATGCGGGTGCTGGAGCAGCTCGGCGGCGCCCGTGAGCGGATGGCCGAGGGGGTGGCCGACGGCTGGGACCTGCCGCCCGGCGACGCCCTCAACGTCCTCGCGCTCGACTGCGTCCGCGCGCCCGGCACCCCGCACCTGTCCACCGTCCCCGGTCTGCCCGACGACGCCTACGCGCACGACGGCCAGCTGACCAAGCGTCATGTCCGCGCCGCCACCCTGGCCGCGCTGGCACCCGCCCCCGGTGAACTCCTGTGGGACATCGGCGGCGGCTCCGGCTCCATCGCCGTCGAATGGCTGCGCGCGCACCGCAGCTGCCGCGCCGTCAGCGTCGAGCGGGACCCGGTGCGCGCCGAGCGCATCGGCCGGAACGCGGGGGCGCTCGGCGTCCCCGGGCTGCGGGTGGTCACCGGCTCGGCGCCCGGCGCGCTGGCGGGGCTGCCGGTGCCGGACGCGGTGTTCATCGGCGGCGGGCTGACCGCCCCCGGCCTGCTCGACGCCTGCTGGGCGGCGCTGCCCGCGGGCGGCCGCCTCGTCGCCAACACGGTCACCCTGGAATCCGAGGCGCTGCTCGCCGACCGCTACCGCCGCCACGGCGGCGAACTGGTCCGGCTCGCGGTCTCCCACGCGGTGCCGGTCGGCGGCTTCACGGGCTGGCGGCAGGCGATGCCGGTCACCCAGTGGTCGGTGGTCAAGCCCCCGTCCGACGACTCGTCCGCCACCCCCTCCGCCGCCCCTTCCGCCTTCCCGGACACGGCCCCGTCCCCGCAGGAGAACCGACCGTCATGA
- a CDS encoding response regulator transcription factor, producing MRVLVVEDEEFLADMIVSGLRRAALTVDIAHSSRGALDRLRRDAYDVLVLDQDLPGLHGDEVFRYVVEQALSTRVLLLTTSGPAPGTAPGTGGHQEPDADDRLTKPFAFDVLRDRVLALGHRARSGRPPVIERAGVLLDTGRRLAVRDGRPLALSRKEFGVLEVLLRAQGEVVSDDELIEEVWEEQPRHRTNAVRVTLGTLRAKLGDPPVIEAVPGAGYRMGTGTRPGDEPAAGDEPSASGEPTAGARG from the coding sequence ATGCGCGTTCTGGTGGTGGAGGACGAGGAGTTCCTCGCGGACATGATCGTCTCGGGGCTGCGCCGCGCGGCGCTCACGGTGGACATCGCCCACAGCAGCCGCGGGGCACTGGACCGGCTGCGGCGCGACGCCTACGACGTGCTCGTCCTGGATCAGGATCTGCCGGGGCTGCACGGTGACGAGGTCTTCCGGTACGTGGTGGAACAGGCGCTGTCGACCCGGGTGTTGCTGCTCACCACGTCCGGCCCGGCCCCTGGCACGGCACCCGGCACCGGCGGCCATCAGGAGCCCGACGCCGACGACCGGCTGACCAAGCCGTTCGCCTTCGACGTGTTGCGCGACCGGGTGCTGGCACTGGGCCACCGTGCCCGCTCCGGCCGGCCGCCGGTGATCGAGCGGGCCGGTGTCCTCCTCGACACCGGGCGCCGGCTGGCCGTCCGCGACGGCCGGCCGCTGGCGCTGTCCCGCAAGGAATTCGGCGTGCTGGAGGTGCTGCTGCGCGCCCAGGGCGAGGTGGTCAGCGACGACGAGCTGATCGAGGAGGTGTGGGAGGAGCAGCCCCGCCACCGCACCAACGCCGTCCGCGTCACGCTCGGCACCCTGCGCGCCAAGCTCGGCGACCCACCCGTGATCGAGGCCGTGCCGGGCGCCGGATACCGGATGGGCACCGGGACGCGGCCGGGCGACGAGCCGGCGGCGGGTGACGAGCCCTCGGCGAGCGGCGAACCGACGGCGGGCGCCCGCGGCTGA
- a CDS encoding polysaccharide deacetylase family protein translates to MPKQMSAARRTSIAGPLTATSLVLALSGCASYDVLAPADARAEAPAAAVKAMDARLAAAAEAKNGENTGGTNGTNGREADGPAGKKGTGGDEVDCRKAKCVALTFDAGPSENTNRLLDILKREKVHATFFMLGENHVEKRPAEVKRIDAEGHELANHTWSHQILTDIKPAEARREMSRVQDAVRKITGKTPKLMRPPQGRTDESVSAISKELGLAQVLWSVTAKDYETNDSALITKRVLEQTERDGIILLHDIYRGTVPAVPGILKELKKRGYTVVTVSQLLAPAKPQPGMVYRP, encoded by the coding sequence ATGCCGAAGCAGATGTCCGCGGCCCGCCGCACGTCCATAGCCGGGCCGCTGACGGCCACGTCCCTGGTCCTGGCCCTCAGCGGCTGCGCCTCCTACGACGTCCTCGCCCCGGCCGACGCCCGCGCCGAGGCACCTGCGGCCGCCGTCAAGGCGATGGACGCCCGGCTCGCCGCGGCCGCGGAGGCGAAGAACGGGGAGAACACAGGCGGGACGAACGGGACGAACGGTAGGGAGGCGGACGGCCCGGCCGGGAAAAAGGGGACGGGCGGCGACGAGGTCGACTGCCGCAAGGCCAAGTGCGTCGCCCTGACCTTCGACGCGGGCCCCAGCGAGAACACCAACCGCCTGCTGGACATCCTCAAGCGGGAGAAGGTGCACGCGACGTTCTTCATGCTCGGCGAGAACCACGTCGAAAAGCGCCCCGCCGAGGTGAAGCGGATCGACGCCGAGGGCCATGAGCTGGCCAACCACACCTGGTCGCACCAGATCCTCACCGACATCAAGCCCGCGGAGGCCCGGCGCGAGATGTCCCGCGTCCAGGACGCGGTCCGCAAGATCACCGGCAAGACGCCGAAGCTGATGCGCCCGCCGCAGGGCAGGACCGACGAGAGCGTCTCCGCGATCAGCAAGGAACTCGGCCTGGCACAGGTCCTGTGGAGCGTGACCGCCAAGGACTACGAGACCAACGACTCGGCCCTGATCACCAAGCGGGTCCTCGAACAGACCGAGCGCGACGGCATCATCCTGCTCCACGACATCTACCGCGGGACCGTGCCGGCCGTCCCCGGCATCCTCAAGGAGCTGAAGAAGCGCGGCTACACGGTGGTCACGGTCTCCCAGCTGCTCGCCCCGGCGAAGCCGCAGCCGGGGATGGTCTACCGGCCGTAG